Proteins from a single region of Amblyomma americanum isolate KBUSLIRL-KWMA chromosome 10, ASM5285725v1, whole genome shotgun sequence:
- the LOC144107237 gene encoding uncharacterized protein LOC144107237 — protein sequence MPLPRREKTAYNDIRQPNTEQVPHIPSLPEGPVCIKQSVKEYRDRVMPDWFQKVTEEADKCQKLKRGRARYAKDGSGPSGLPHKEKSKGSAVPGALLCHQCRGQGAAGGLYRGPLLSCYYREYARDAGVCQSFVPLLHTMRLSETLRVPQLTAPWNRRPPSLAPARCLIR from the exons ATGCCGCTACCTCGCCGTGAGAAGACCGCGTACAACGACATTCGGCAGCCGAATACGGAACAGGTGCCGCATATTCCGAGTCTGCCGGAGGGCCCCGTCTGCATCAAGCAGTCTGTCAAGGAGTACAGGGATCGAGTGATGCCTGATTGGTTTCAAAAG GTCACGGAGGAAGCTGACAAATGCCAGAAGCTGAAGAGAGGCCGGGCCCGCTACGCCAAGGACGGCAGCGGGCCATCGGGCCTGCCACACAAGGAAAAATCGAAGGGCAGC GCCGTACCGGGCGCCCTGCTCTGCCATCAGTGTCGAGGCCAGGGGGCGGCCGGTGGCCTGTACCGGGGCCCGCTGCTTAGCTGCTACTACCGCGAGTACGCTCGGGACGCCGGCGTGTGCCAGTCGTTCGTGCCGCTGCTGCACACGATGCGGCTGAGCGAGACGCTCAGGGTGCCGCAGCTGACGGCCCCGTGGAACAGGCGACCCCCCTCCCTGGCACCGGCACGCTGTCTGATCAG ATGA
- the LOC144107961 gene encoding uncharacterized protein LOC144107961: protein MAPKDSALYQHAAYLRDLSPRVFSSADMAYARLQELEEILWSRGANLKARCVPGHPLGCELQNQLEQWNPILGQIHAQLGIRDCSGELFVAVVPSGEGGAFGPNCGEERAIILFHWLLVNHSCVTAIRVEEWGCLFFRLSEGLLVDGVAKCTRLRSLELCAERFPGQYEQLLNAVLLVPDLEEIICPAIHVVRDGRNINLLAKLIAKNAKLHRFVVERFIPRGWDPPGMSCISEALKTNAAISDLCLDVTVLKEEEYHPFCEGLKELRSLKSLHLVATRETSTLNLAAIAEVVEASKTLTALQLTDFYIETSDVWALTRSLSIAGTVEELAIVSCSGWSANETGVILTEPGYEDEYPGFCIPYHLCFHMVRTLTSLRKLRLPFPFFLKYKGRLFEALNTNRSIEEVRFDVGRQPFRVVRDTGNGWIIEIVGVCHPLYERVSEGARVRSFDMPAGETAVGAETLLHFTQICTLNELTTLSVGDICMSPTIQAEHAEVLAQFLRETKTLNEVEMNFYARRAQSHVLLDALRHNTSITVLVVECWCLCERTTGLLVDIVCSSKKIRAFTYNWASGEGPQKFFFMLAKAIQTNCTILSVKPCRSHAAARHLDRIEEVLARNKALPFRAAWFVTGRTVDKRGAEALELLGPDPVVVSKVREMLSMGEIEAEEATRRKLSDLDDMNAFMRAAGVVRESVVCDGRPSLDALPFFCWLHLRRYLRVADIVDQPGMR from the coding sequence ATGGCTCCAAAAGACAGCGCTCTGTATCAGCATGCGGCCTACTTGAGAGATCTGAGCCCGCGTGTCTTTTCGTCCGCCGACATGGCGTACGCCAGACTGCAGGAGTTGGAGGAGATACTGTGGAGCCGCGGGGCCAACCTGAAGGCGCGGTGCGTTCCAGGCCACCCGCTTGGCTGCGAGTTGCAGAATCAGCTGGAACAGTGGAACCCAATCTTGGGCCAGATACACGCGCAGCTCGGGATACGAGACTGCTCTGGTGAACTCTTCGTCGCTGTCGTCCCCTCCGGCGAGGGCGGTGCTTTTGGTCCCAATTGCGGCGAAGAACGCGCGATTATTCTATTCCACTGGCTGCTTGTGAATCACAGCTGCGTGACCGCGATCCGAGTGGAAGAATGGGGGTGTTTATTTTTCCGCTTGAGCGAGGGCCTTCTCGTTGACGGTGTGGCCAAGTGCACTCGCCTAAGAAGCCTAGAGTTGTGCGCAGAACGCTTTCCAGGGCAGTACGAACAGCTTTTAAATGCAGTGCTCTTGGTGCCCGACCTCGAGGAGATCATCTGTCCCGCAATCCACGTCGTCCGAGATGGGCGAAATATCAATCTCCTGGCAAAGCTGATCGCGAAAAATGCTAAGTTACATAGGTTCGTGGTCGAGCGATTTATACCGAGAGGGTGGGATCCACCAGGTATGTCTTGCATCTCGGAAGCGCTGAAGACCAACGCAGCCATTAGCGACCTGTGCCTCGATGTGACCGTGTTGAAGGAGGAAGAATATCATCCTTTCTGCGAAGGTCTAAAAGAGCTCAGGTCGCTGAAATCGCTTCACCTTGTCGCTACGCGCGAAACGAGCACCTTGAACCTGGCTGCGATTGCAGAAGTGGTGGAAGCCTCGAAGACGCTGACTGCCTTACAGCTGACTGATTTTTACATCGAAACCAGTGACGTTTGGGCCCTGACGAGGTCCTTATCCATTGCCGGGACTGTGGAAGAGCTGGCGATAGTTTCCTGCTCTGGCTGGTCCGCAAATGAGACGGGTGTGATTCTGACAGAACCCGGATACGAAGACGAATACCCTGGATTTTGCATTCCGTACCATCTTTGTTTCCACATGGTGCGTACCTTAACGTCACTGCGGAAACTCAGGTTGCCTTTCCCTTTCTTCTTGAAGTACAAAGGGAGGCTTTTTGAGGCTCTGAACACAAACCGTTCTATCGAAGAGGTGCGCTTCGATGTAGGCAGACAGCCGTTCCGCGTCGTTCGCGACACCGGCAACGGATGGATAATCGAAATAGTTGGTGTCTGCCACCCGCTGTATGAAAGGGTGTCAGAGGGAGCGAGGGTTCGTAGCTTCGACATGCCTGCCGGTGAAACAGCAGTCGGTGCTGAAACGCTCCTGCATTTTACGCAGATATGCACGTTGAATGAGCTGACAACTCTAAGCGTGGGCGACATATGCATGTCGCCCACCATTCAAGCCGAGCACGCCGAGGTCCTAGCACAGTTCCTGAGGGAGACCAAGACGTTGAACGAGGTCGAAATGAACTTCTATGCAAGACGTGCGCAGTCACACGTGTTGCTAGACGCACTCAGGCACAACACCAGCATCACGGTACTCGTCGTTGAGTGCTGGTGTCTGTGCGAGCGAACCACAGGTCTTCTCGTCGATATAGTCTGCTCGAGCAAGAAGATTCGTGCTTTCACGTACAACTGGGCAAGCGGTGAAGGCCCTCAGAAGTTCTTCTTCATGCTCGCCAAGGCTATCCAGACCAACTGCACCATCCTGTCGGTGAAGCCCTGTCGGTCGCATGCTGCAGCCAGACACCTGGACCGCATTGAAGAAGTGCTAGCACGCAACAAGGCGCTGCCGTTCCGCGCCGCATGGTTTGTTACTGGCCGCACTGTCGACAAAAGGGGCGCAGAGGCTCTCGAATTACTCGGCCCGGACCCCGTGGTCGTCTCCAAAGTTCGAGAGATGCTGTCAATGGGTGAGATTGAAGCCGAGGAGGCGACCAGAAGAAAGCTCTCCGACCTGGACGACATGAACGCCTTCATGAGAGCCGCCGGTGTTGTCCGGGAGAGCGTCGTCTGCGACGGTCGGCCCAGCCTCGATGCGCTGCCGTTCTTCTGCTGGCTGCACTTGCGCCGATATCTGCGCGTGGCTGACATTGTGGACCAGCCTGGAATGCGCTAG